A window from Mycolicibacterium tokaiense encodes these proteins:
- a CDS encoding acetylornithine transaminase has product MTNTEALQARWQSVMMNNYGTPAMALAGGDGAIVTDPDGKTYLDLLGGIAVNLLGHRHPAIIDAVTTQLNTLGHVSNFYATEPGIALAEGLVGHLGSPAKVFFCNSGTEANEVAFKITRLTGRTKVVAAEGGFHGRTMGSLALTGQPSKREPFEPLPAGVTHVPYGDVEALTVAVDDETAAVFLEPIMGEGGVVVPPPGYLAAAREITSRHGALLVLDEVQTGVGRTGAFYAHLHDGITPDVVTLAKGLGGGLPIGACLAVGATADLLTPGLHGSTFGGNPVCTAAALAVLRTLAAEDLVARAAVAGKHLGTGIEALKHPLVSHVRGKGLLLGVVLTEPTAKAVENAARDAGFLVNAPAADVVRLAPPMIITDEQIDTFLTALPAILDTAKDTP; this is encoded by the coding sequence ATGACCAATACCGAAGCGCTGCAAGCACGTTGGCAATCGGTGATGATGAACAACTACGGCACCCCCGCCATGGCCCTGGCTGGCGGCGACGGCGCGATCGTGACCGATCCCGACGGCAAGACCTATCTCGACCTGCTCGGCGGTATCGCGGTGAACCTGCTGGGACACCGGCATCCGGCGATCATCGACGCCGTCACCACCCAGTTGAACACGCTGGGCCACGTGTCCAACTTCTACGCCACCGAACCCGGCATCGCACTGGCCGAGGGGCTGGTCGGGCATCTGGGCTCGCCGGCCAAGGTGTTCTTCTGCAACTCCGGCACCGAAGCCAATGAGGTGGCGTTCAAGATCACCCGGCTGACCGGTCGCACCAAAGTAGTGGCTGCCGAGGGTGGTTTCCACGGGCGCACCATGGGCTCGCTGGCCCTGACCGGGCAGCCGTCCAAGCGCGAACCCTTCGAACCGTTGCCCGCCGGTGTCACCCACGTGCCCTATGGCGACGTCGAGGCGCTGACAGTGGCCGTCGACGACGAGACCGCCGCGGTGTTCCTGGAGCCGATCATGGGGGAGGGCGGCGTCGTTGTCCCGCCGCCCGGATACCTTGCGGCAGCGCGGGAGATCACCAGCAGGCACGGCGCGCTGTTGGTGCTCGACGAGGTGCAGACCGGCGTGGGACGCACCGGAGCCTTCTACGCACACCTTCACGACGGCATCACCCCGGACGTGGTGACCCTGGCCAAGGGGCTGGGTGGCGGTCTACCGATCGGCGCCTGCCTGGCCGTCGGTGCCACTGCCGACCTGCTGACCCCCGGCCTGCACGGCAGCACCTTCGGCGGTAACCCGGTGTGCACCGCGGCGGCACTGGCCGTGCTGCGCACCCTGGCCGCCGAGGACCTGGTGGCGCGTGCCGCGGTGGCGGGCAAGCACCTCGGCACCGGTATCGAAGCACTGAAACATCCACTGGTGAGCCATGTTCGGGGCAAGGGTCTGCTGCTGGGTGTGGTACTCACCGAGCCGACGGCCAAGGCTGTCGAAAACGCCGCCCGCGACGCCGGATTCCTGGTGAACGCCCCCGCCGCCGATGTGGTGCGACTGGCGCCACCGATGATCATCACCGATGAGCAGATCGACACCTTCCTGACCGCACTGCCCGCCATACTCGACACCGCCAAGGACACCCCATGA
- the argB gene encoding acetylglutamate kinase: MTAITTKAQVLAGALPWLKQLHGKIVVVKYGGNAMTDDTLKKAFADDMVFLRNCGIRPVVVHGGGPQISAMLKRLGIAGDFKGGFRVTTPEVLDVARMVLFGQVGRELVGLINAHGPYAVGVTGEDAQLFTAVRRSVTVDGVATDIGLVGDVETVNAGSLLDLIVAGRIPVVSTIAPDITGVVHNINADTAAAALAEALGAEKLLMLTDVEGLYTDWPDRTSLVSEIDTDALTALLPRLESGMVPKIEACLRAVNGGVPSAHVIDGRVQHCVIAELFTDEGAGTKVVPS, encoded by the coding sequence ATGACCGCCATCACCACCAAGGCGCAGGTGCTCGCCGGCGCGCTGCCGTGGCTCAAGCAGCTGCACGGCAAGATCGTGGTGGTCAAGTACGGCGGCAACGCCATGACCGACGACACCCTGAAGAAGGCCTTCGCCGACGACATGGTGTTCCTGCGCAACTGCGGCATCCGTCCGGTGGTGGTGCATGGCGGCGGCCCGCAGATCTCGGCCATGCTCAAGAGGCTCGGCATCGCAGGCGATTTCAAGGGCGGCTTCCGGGTCACCACTCCCGAGGTGCTCGACGTCGCCCGCATGGTGCTCTTCGGCCAGGTGGGCCGTGAGCTGGTGGGCCTGATCAATGCCCACGGCCCCTACGCCGTCGGTGTCACCGGTGAAGATGCCCAGCTGTTCACCGCGGTGCGCCGCAGCGTCACCGTCGACGGCGTGGCCACCGACATCGGCCTGGTAGGGGACGTGGAGACCGTCAACGCCGGGTCGCTGCTGGACCTGATCGTCGCCGGGCGCATTCCGGTGGTCTCGACCATCGCCCCGGACATCACCGGCGTCGTGCACAACATCAACGCCGACACCGCCGCCGCGGCGCTGGCCGAGGCGCTGGGTGCCGAAAAGCTGCTGATGCTCACCGATGTCGAAGGTCTCTACACCGACTGGCCCGACCGCACCTCGCTGGTCAGCGAGATCGATACCGACGCGCTGACCGCGCTGCTGCCGCGGCTGGAATCAGGCATGGTGCCCAAGATCGAAGCCTGTCTGCGTGCGGTCAACGGCGGGGTGCCCAGCGCGCACGTCATCGACGGCCGGGTGCAGCATTGCGTGATCGCCGAACTGTTCACCGACGAAGGAGCAGGTACCAAGGTGGTCCCCTCATGA
- the argJ gene encoding bifunctional glutamate N-acetyltransferase/amino-acid acetyltransferase ArgJ translates to MVRTQGVTAPAGFRAAGISAGIKASGRLDLALVFNEGPDHAAAGVFTRNQVKAAPVLWSQQVLTTGRLRAVVLNSGGANACTGPGGFQDTHATAEAVAAALSAWGTETGAVEVAVCSTGLIGDRLPMDKVLPGVREIVQEMAGGLSGGEEAARAIMTTDTVPKQVSLHHGDNWTVGGMAKGAGMLAPSLATMLVVITTDAVADAAALDTALRNATARTFDRLDVDGSCSTNDTVLLLSSGASEIAPSQDQLNEAVLKVCDDLCAQLQADAEGVTKRIVITVAGAANEDDAVVAARVIARDSLVKTALFGSDPNWGRVLAAVGMAPVTLDANRISVSFNGSDVCIDGVGAPGAREVDLSGEEIVVRVHLGAGDAEASIRTTDLSHAYVEENSAYSS, encoded by the coding sequence ATGGTGCGGACCCAGGGCGTCACCGCCCCCGCAGGCTTCCGCGCGGCCGGGATCTCGGCCGGCATCAAGGCATCCGGCAGACTGGACCTGGCGCTGGTGTTCAACGAGGGCCCCGACCACGCGGCCGCAGGCGTGTTCACCCGCAACCAGGTCAAGGCCGCCCCCGTGCTGTGGAGTCAGCAGGTGCTGACCACCGGCAGGTTGCGCGCAGTGGTGCTGAACTCCGGCGGCGCCAACGCCTGCACCGGCCCGGGTGGCTTCCAGGACACCCACGCCACCGCCGAGGCCGTGGCCGCCGCACTGTCGGCCTGGGGCACCGAGACCGGAGCCGTCGAGGTGGCGGTGTGCTCCACCGGCCTGATCGGCGACCGGCTGCCGATGGACAAGGTGCTGCCCGGTGTACGCGAGATCGTGCAGGAGATGGCCGGTGGTCTCTCCGGCGGCGAAGAGGCCGCCCGCGCCATCATGACCACCGACACGGTGCCCAAACAGGTGTCCCTGCACCACGGTGACAACTGGACCGTCGGCGGCATGGCCAAGGGTGCCGGCATGCTGGCCCCGTCGCTGGCCACCATGCTGGTGGTCATCACCACCGATGCCGTGGCCGATGCCGCTGCCCTGGACACCGCGCTGCGCAACGCCACCGCCAGGACCTTCGACCGCCTCGACGTCGACGGCAGCTGCTCGACCAACGACACCGTGCTGCTGCTGTCCTCCGGCGCCAGCGAGATCGCGCCGTCGCAGGACCAGCTGAACGAGGCCGTCCTGAAGGTCTGCGACGACTTGTGCGCCCAACTGCAGGCCGACGCCGAAGGGGTCACCAAGCGCATCGTCATCACCGTCGCCGGCGCGGCCAACGAGGACGACGCCGTGGTGGCCGCGCGGGTGATCGCCCGCGACAGCCTGGTCAAGACCGCCCTGTTCGGGTCCGACCCGAACTGGGGCCGGGTGCTGGCCGCCGTCGGCATGGCACCGGTGACGCTGGACGCCAACCGGATCTCGGTGTCGTTCAACGGTTCTGACGTCTGCATCGACGGTGTCGGCGCCCCCGGTGCGCGGGAGGTGGATCTCTCGGGTGAGGAGATCGTGGTGCGCGTTCACCTCGGCGCCGGCGACGCCGAGGCGTCCATCCGCACCACCGACCTCTCGCATGCGTACGTCGAAGAGAACTCGGCCTACAGCTCATGA
- the argC gene encoding N-acetyl-gamma-glutamyl-phosphate reductase — MPKTVALAGASGYAGGEILRLLLGHPAVADGRLAIGNLTAAASAGTSLGEHHPHLLPLADRVLQPTDLEHLSGHDIVFLALPHGHSGAIAEQLGPDTVVIDCGADFRLTDADAWLKFYGSEHAGTWPYGLPELPGGRDALAGATRIAVPGCYPTAALLALLPAVAAELVDTHVTVVAVSGTSGAGRAAKVDLLGSEVMGSARAYNVGGLHRHTPEIAQGLRAVTDKPVTVSFTPVLIPTSRGILATCTARTTASVAEIRAAYDKAYGSEPFVHLLPEGQLPKTGSVIGSNAAQLQIAVDADAGTFIAVCAIDNLTKGTGGAAVQSMNLALGWTETEGLSTVGVAP, encoded by the coding sequence ATGCCGAAAACTGTGGCGTTGGCGGGTGCCAGCGGATATGCCGGTGGTGAGATCCTGCGGCTGCTGCTCGGCCACCCGGCCGTGGCGGACGGTCGCCTGGCGATCGGCAACCTGACTGCGGCCGCCTCCGCGGGAACCAGCCTCGGCGAACATCATCCCCATCTGCTGCCGTTGGCCGACCGGGTGTTGCAGCCCACCGACCTCGAGCACCTCAGCGGACACGACATCGTCTTCCTGGCGCTCCCGCACGGGCACTCCGGCGCGATCGCCGAGCAGCTGGGCCCCGACACCGTTGTCATCGACTGCGGCGCGGACTTCCGCCTCACCGACGCCGACGCCTGGCTGAAGTTCTACGGCTCCGAGCATGCCGGCACCTGGCCCTACGGCCTGCCGGAGCTGCCCGGTGGTCGTGACGCGCTGGCCGGCGCCACCCGGATCGCGGTGCCCGGGTGTTATCCGACCGCCGCGCTACTGGCGCTGCTACCTGCCGTGGCCGCCGAGCTGGTGGACACCCACGTCACCGTGGTCGCCGTCAGTGGCACCTCGGGCGCGGGCCGGGCCGCGAAAGTGGACCTGCTGGGGTCCGAGGTCATGGGCTCGGCCCGCGCGTACAACGTCGGAGGTTTGCACCGGCACACGCCGGAGATCGCCCAAGGCCTGCGCGCGGTCACCGACAAGCCCGTCACCGTGTCGTTCACCCCGGTGCTCATCCCCACTTCGCGCGGCATCCTGGCCACCTGCACCGCCCGCACCACCGCCTCGGTGGCCGAGATCCGGGCCGCCTATGACAAGGCCTACGGCAGCGAACCGTTTGTGCACCTGCTGCCGGAAGGCCAACTGCCCAAGACCGGTTCGGTGATCGGCAGCAACGCCGCGCAGCTGCAGATCGCGGTGGACGCCGACGCCGGAACCTTCATCGCCGTCTGCGCCATCGACAACCTGACCAAAGGCACCGGCGGCGCCGCAGTGCAGTCGATGAATCTTGCGCTGGGCTGGACCGAAACCGAAGGACTGTCGACCGTGGGAGTGGCGCCGTGA
- the pheT gene encoding phenylalanine--tRNA ligase subunit beta, whose amino-acid sequence MKLPYSWLREVVRAGTPDWDVSAEVLEQALIRVGHEVEDVITLGPVTGPLVIGKVTEIEELTEFKKPIRACKVDVGEADLRDIVCGARNFVAGDTVVVALPGAVLPGDFAIATRKTYGRISDGMICSAAELRFGADHSGIMVLPPDTAAPGDSAYDVLGLDDVVFDLAITPDRGYGLSVRGIAREIACAFDLPFVDPADVEPLPVEGEAWPLTVQPGTGVSRFALRPVTGIDQHALSPWWMRRRLLLSGIRPISPAVDVTNYVMLELGHPMHAHDRTRITGAFDVRFARPGETVVTLDDVTRTLDPGDVLIVDDAATAAIGGIMGAGTTEIDDNSTDILLEAAIWDPATVSRTQRRLHLVSEAGRRYERSVDPAISVAAIDRCSRLLAEIAGGTIEPTLTDWRGDPPREDWSPAAVRMPADLPDRTAGVHYPEGASVARLQQIGATVSVDERNVLTVTPPSWRPDLKQPADLVEEVLRLEGLDVIPSVLPTAPAGRGLTPEQQRRRAVGKSLALSGYVEILPTPFLPAGVFDQWGLPADDPRRATTRVLNPLEADRPHLATTLLPGLLEALSRNVSRGAVDTALFAIAQVVQPTERTAAVELIPTDRRPTDEELAGLNASLPLQPQHVGVVLCGLREPRGPWGAGRPAEAADAFEAVRVIARAAGVDVTFQAADKLPWHPGRCAEVLVDGVAVGYAGQLHPAVIERAGLPKGTCAAELDLTALPIDQQLPAPRVSPFPAVFQDVSLVVGADVPAQTVIDAVRGGAGELLESVQLFDVYTGPQVGEDRKSLTLALRFRASDRTLTEDEASAARDAAVAAAAAGIGAELRG is encoded by the coding sequence ATGAAGCTGCCCTACAGCTGGTTGCGTGAGGTCGTGCGCGCCGGAACTCCCGACTGGGACGTCTCGGCGGAGGTACTGGAACAGGCGCTGATCCGGGTCGGCCACGAAGTCGAGGACGTCATCACCCTTGGACCGGTCACCGGCCCGCTGGTGATCGGCAAAGTCACCGAGATCGAGGAACTGACCGAGTTCAAGAAGCCGATCCGCGCCTGCAAGGTGGACGTCGGCGAAGCTGATTTGCGCGATATCGTCTGCGGCGCACGTAATTTCGTCGCCGGCGACACCGTGGTGGTGGCGCTGCCCGGCGCGGTTCTGCCCGGCGATTTCGCCATCGCGACCCGCAAGACCTACGGGCGCATCTCCGACGGCATGATCTGCTCGGCCGCCGAACTGCGCTTCGGCGCCGACCATTCCGGCATCATGGTGCTACCGCCGGACACCGCAGCACCGGGGGATTCGGCCTACGACGTGCTGGGCCTCGACGACGTGGTGTTCGACCTGGCGATCACCCCCGACCGTGGCTACGGATTGTCGGTGCGCGGGATCGCCCGTGAGATCGCCTGCGCGTTCGACCTGCCCTTCGTCGACCCCGCCGATGTCGAACCGCTGCCCGTCGAGGGCGAGGCGTGGCCGTTGACGGTGCAGCCCGGCACCGGCGTGAGCCGCTTCGCGCTGCGCCCGGTGACCGGCATCGACCAGCATGCGCTCTCGCCGTGGTGGATGCGGCGGCGCCTGCTGCTGTCCGGTATCCGGCCGATCTCGCCCGCCGTCGACGTCACCAACTACGTGATGCTCGAACTCGGGCACCCGATGCATGCCCACGACCGCACCCGGATCACCGGCGCCTTCGACGTCCGCTTCGCGCGGCCGGGGGAGACGGTGGTGACCCTCGACGACGTCACACGCACCCTGGATCCCGGTGACGTGCTGATCGTCGACGACGCGGCCACTGCGGCCATCGGCGGGATCATGGGCGCAGGTACCACCGAGATCGACGACAACTCCACCGACATCTTGCTCGAAGCCGCGATCTGGGATCCGGCGACCGTGTCTCGTACCCAGCGCCGGCTGCACCTGGTCAGCGAAGCGGGCCGACGCTACGAGCGTTCGGTGGACCCGGCCATCTCGGTGGCGGCGATCGACCGGTGCTCCCGGCTGCTGGCTGAGATCGCCGGTGGCACAATCGAACCCACGCTGACCGATTGGCGTGGCGACCCACCGCGCGAGGATTGGTCGCCGGCGGCGGTGCGGATGCCCGCCGATCTGCCCGACCGCACGGCCGGAGTGCACTACCCCGAAGGCGCCTCGGTCGCACGGCTGCAACAGATCGGTGCGACGGTGAGCGTCGACGAGCGCAACGTGCTGACTGTGACTCCGCCGAGCTGGCGTCCCGACCTCAAACAACCCGCCGATCTGGTGGAGGAGGTGCTGCGCCTGGAGGGCCTGGACGTCATTCCGTCGGTGCTGCCCACCGCTCCCGCCGGCCGCGGGCTGACTCCCGAGCAGCAGCGTCGCCGCGCGGTCGGCAAGTCGCTGGCGCTGTCGGGATACGTCGAGATCCTGCCGACGCCGTTCCTGCCGGCCGGGGTGTTCGACCAGTGGGGGTTGCCGGCCGACGATCCGCGGCGTGCCACCACCCGGGTGCTCAACCCGCTCGAGGCCGACCGGCCGCACCTGGCCACCACATTGTTGCCGGGGCTGCTGGAGGCGTTGTCCCGCAACGTCTCCCGTGGTGCCGTCGACACCGCACTGTTTGCCATCGCCCAGGTGGTGCAGCCCACCGAGCGCACCGCGGCCGTCGAGCTGATCCCCACCGACCGGCGTCCCACCGACGAAGAGCTCGCGGGCCTGAACGCGTCGCTGCCGCTGCAGCCCCAGCACGTCGGCGTGGTGCTCTGCGGGCTGCGCGAGCCGCGGGGACCGTGGGGCGCGGGGCGTCCTGCCGAGGCCGCGGACGCGTTCGAGGCGGTCCGGGTGATCGCCCGCGCAGCCGGCGTCGACGTCACCTTCCAGGCGGCGGACAAGCTGCCGTGGCATCCGGGCCGTTGCGCCGAGGTGCTGGTGGACGGCGTGGCCGTCGGCTACGCCGGGCAACTGCACCCCGCGGTGATCGAGCGGGCCGGTCTGCCGAAGGGCACCTGCGCCGCCGAGCTGGATCTCACCGCGCTGCCCATCGACCAGCAACTGCCTGCACCGCGGGTGTCGCCGTTCCCAGCGGTGTTCCAGGACGTCAGCCTGGTGGTGGGCGCGGACGTGCCCGCGCAGACCGTGATCGATGCCGTCCGCGGGGGTGCCGGTGAACTGTTGGAGAGCGTGCAGCTGTTCGACGTCTACACCGGGCCTCAGGTCGGCGAGGATCGCAAGTCGCTGACCCTGGCCCTGCGGTTCCGGGCGTCGGACCGCACGCTCACCGAGGACGAGGCCAGCGCGGCCCGCGACGCCGCGGTGGCCGCCGCAGCCGCCGGGATCGGCGCCGAACTCCGGGGCTGA
- the pheS gene encoding phenylalanine--tRNA ligase subunit alpha — translation MPDNNTEESRRVGEEGQVPDLSEETLTKAVSAAGHAFSLAADLDALARAKTEHLGDKSPLALARQALGALPKSDRADAGKRVNVARSAAQQAFDDRLAVLRAERDAAVLVAERIDVTLPSTRQPTGARHPITILAEHIADTFIAMGWELAEGPEVETEQFNFDALNFPPDHPARSESDTFHIAPEGSRQVLRTHTSPVQVRSLLTRELPVYILSIGRTFRTDELDSTHTPVFHQVEGLAVDRGLTMANLKGTLDALARSEFGPEARTRIRPHFFPFTEPSAEVDVWFTGKKGGPGWVEWGGCGMVNPNVLRAAGINPEVYSGFAFGMGLERTLQFRNGIPDMRDMVEGDVRFSLPFGVGA, via the coding sequence ATGCCGGACAACAACACCGAGGAGTCGCGTCGCGTGGGTGAAGAGGGCCAGGTCCCCGACCTCTCCGAAGAGACCCTGACCAAAGCTGTCAGCGCGGCCGGTCATGCCTTCAGCCTGGCCGCTGACCTGGACGCACTGGCCCGCGCCAAGACCGAACACCTGGGTGACAAGTCCCCTCTCGCGCTGGCGCGGCAGGCGCTCGGGGCCCTGCCCAAGAGCGATCGAGCCGACGCCGGCAAGCGCGTCAACGTGGCGCGCTCAGCTGCTCAGCAGGCCTTCGACGACCGCCTCGCTGTGCTGCGCGCCGAGCGCGACGCCGCGGTGTTGGTGGCCGAGCGCATCGACGTCACCCTGCCCTCCACCCGCCAACCCACCGGCGCCCGGCATCCCATCACCATCCTGGCCGAGCACATCGCCGACACGTTCATCGCGATGGGCTGGGAGCTGGCCGAGGGCCCCGAGGTGGAGACCGAACAATTCAACTTCGACGCCCTGAACTTCCCGCCGGACCACCCGGCGCGCAGTGAGTCGGACACCTTCCACATTGCGCCGGAGGGATCGCGGCAGGTGCTGCGCACGCACACCTCGCCCGTCCAGGTGCGTTCGCTGCTGACCCGTGAGCTGCCGGTGTACATCCTGTCGATCGGCCGGACGTTCCGCACCGACGAGCTGGATTCCACCCACACCCCGGTGTTTCATCAGGTGGAGGGGCTCGCAGTGGACCGTGGCCTCACGATGGCCAACTTGAAGGGCACGCTGGACGCGCTGGCCCGCTCAGAGTTCGGTCCCGAGGCGCGCACCCGTATCCGTCCGCACTTCTTTCCCTTCACCGAGCCGTCCGCCGAGGTGGATGTCTGGTTCACCGGCAAGAAGGGCGGCCCCGGCTGGGTCGAATGGGGTGGCTGCGGCATGGTCAACCCCAACGTGCTGCGTGCAGCGGGCATCAATCCCGAGGTCTACAGCGGCTTTGCCTTCGGCATGGGACTCGAGCGCACCCTGCAGTTCCGCAACGGCATCCCCGACATGCGCGACATGGTGGAAGGCGACGTCCGCTTTTCGCTGCCGTTCGGGGTGGGTGCCTGA
- a CDS encoding FMN-binding glutamate synthase family protein: MVRGVIVAAVWLLAAAAGLAASVVNPWWWPVAGVIAALAAVGTVDLLQTRHSILRNYPILGHARFVAERIRPEIRQYFVESDTEATPFDRETRDLVYERSKGTKGDEPFGTLRDVNALGYEFLRHSLRATVAADVAPRVRLGGPECTQPYDIALLNVSAMSFGALSANAIEALNGGAARGGFAHDTGEGGISPYHLRLGGDLIWEIGSGYFGCRDTDGRFDPRQFADKAKLPAVKAISIKLSQGAKPGLGGVLPGAKVSPEIAETRGVPVGHTVVSPPAHTAFDTPVGLLDFVATLRRLSGGKPVGFKLCVGARTEFLSICKAMLATGVTPDFVIVDGSEGGTGAAPQEFEDHMGMPLTEGLMLVHNALVGVGVRDRVRVGASGKVASGVDIVRRIIQGADFTMSARAMMFAVGCIQALSCHTNRCPTGVATQDPGRARALSVPDKTQRVFNFQRATVASAAQIVASMGLGGFDELSPAMLNRRIEGQRTRTYAEIYEWLMPGELLDDPPESWRSDWIAASADQFR, translated from the coding sequence GTGGTCAGGGGAGTCATCGTCGCCGCCGTGTGGCTGCTGGCGGCCGCCGCGGGGCTGGCAGCGTCGGTGGTCAACCCGTGGTGGTGGCCGGTGGCGGGGGTGATCGCGGCCCTCGCGGCGGTGGGAACCGTGGATCTGCTGCAGACCCGGCACAGCATCCTGCGTAACTATCCGATCCTGGGCCACGCCCGGTTCGTGGCCGAGCGGATCCGGCCGGAGATCCGGCAGTACTTCGTGGAATCCGACACCGAGGCCACCCCCTTCGACCGGGAGACCCGCGATCTGGTTTATGAACGGTCCAAGGGGACCAAGGGCGACGAGCCGTTCGGGACGCTGCGCGACGTCAATGCCCTGGGATATGAGTTCCTGCGGCACTCGCTGCGGGCAACGGTGGCCGCCGACGTGGCGCCACGGGTCCGACTCGGTGGCCCCGAATGCACCCAGCCCTATGACATCGCGCTGCTGAACGTATCGGCGATGAGTTTCGGTGCGCTGTCCGCCAACGCCATCGAAGCCCTCAACGGCGGTGCCGCCCGCGGGGGATTCGCCCACGACACCGGCGAGGGTGGCATCAGCCCCTACCATCTGCGCCTGGGCGGCGACTTGATCTGGGAGATCGGATCCGGCTACTTCGGCTGCCGCGACACCGACGGCCGATTCGATCCGCGACAATTCGCCGACAAGGCGAAACTTCCTGCTGTGAAAGCGATCTCGATCAAGTTGTCCCAGGGCGCCAAACCCGGCCTCGGCGGGGTGCTACCCGGCGCCAAGGTAAGCCCCGAGATCGCCGAAACCCGCGGTGTGCCGGTGGGACACACGGTGGTCTCACCCCCGGCACACACCGCTTTCGACACCCCGGTGGGACTGCTCGACTTCGTGGCCACGCTGCGACGGCTGTCCGGCGGGAAACCCGTCGGGTTCAAGCTCTGCGTGGGCGCACGCACCGAATTCCTGTCCATCTGCAAGGCCATGCTCGCCACCGGTGTCACGCCGGACTTCGTGATCGTCGACGGTTCCGAGGGCGGCACCGGGGCCGCACCGCAAGAATTCGAGGACCACATGGGCATGCCCCTCACGGAGGGGCTGATGCTGGTGCACAACGCCCTGGTCGGCGTGGGCGTGCGGGACCGGGTGCGGGTGGGCGCCTCGGGCAAGGTCGCCAGCGGCGTCGACATCGTGCGCCGGATCATCCAGGGCGCGGACTTCACCATGTCGGCGCGGGCGATGATGTTCGCCGTCGGTTGCATCCAGGCGCTGTCCTGCCACACCAACCGCTGCCCCACCGGGGTGGCCACTCAGGACCCGGGCCGGGCCCGGGCCCTGTCGGTGCCCGACAAGACGCAACGCGTGTTCAACTTCCAGCGCGCGACAGTGGCCAGCGCCGCCCAGATCGTGGCGTCGATGGGGCTCGGCGGGTTCGATGAACTCTCCCCTGCCATGCTCAACCGCCGCATCGAGGGCCAGCGCACCCGTACCTACGCCGAGATCTACGAGTGGCTGATGCCGGGCGAACTACTGGACGACCCGCCGGAATCGTGGCGCTCGGACTGGATCGCAGCCAGCGCCGACCAGTTCCGTTGA
- a CDS encoding adenylate/guanylate cyclase domain-containing protein translates to MEPVPGDAGRDEVTPGEVVPRDGSRGLADWLKDTNVHPGVVGFIRRARRSLPGDPEFGDPLSMAGDGGPRVAARAADRLLGARAAATREVSLAGLQVWQALTERVSRKPANPEVTIVFTDLVGFSEWSLQAGDDATLRMLRQVSAAVEPPLLDRGGHIVKRMGDGLMAVFRDPQVAVAAVLLARDAVKAVEVDGYTPRIRCGLHTGRPQRLGGDWLGVDVNIAARVMARAVRGGVMVSGPTLERIEPTELAALGVTPKRMRKQVFGPRPSGVPADLVMYQLRSQRDVTDDAQQ, encoded by the coding sequence ATGGAGCCCGTGCCCGGTGATGCCGGACGTGACGAGGTGACCCCCGGTGAGGTTGTGCCCCGGGACGGGTCGCGAGGCCTCGCCGATTGGCTCAAGGACACCAACGTCCACCCCGGCGTCGTGGGCTTCATCCGGCGGGCCCGTCGGTCGCTGCCGGGTGACCCGGAATTCGGGGACCCGCTGTCCATGGCCGGCGACGGAGGGCCACGCGTCGCGGCGCGAGCGGCCGACCGGCTGCTGGGCGCGCGCGCCGCAGCCACCCGAGAGGTGAGTCTGGCCGGGCTTCAGGTGTGGCAGGCGCTCACCGAGCGGGTGTCCCGCAAGCCCGCCAACCCCGAGGTCACCATCGTGTTCACCGATCTGGTCGGGTTCTCGGAGTGGTCGCTGCAGGCCGGCGACGATGCCACACTGCGGATGCTGCGCCAGGTGTCGGCGGCGGTGGAGCCCCCGCTGCTCGATCGCGGCGGTCACATCGTCAAGCGGATGGGCGACGGGTTGATGGCGGTGTTCCGGGATCCCCAGGTGGCGGTAGCGGCCGTGTTGTTGGCCCGCGACGCGGTCAAAGCTGTTGAGGTGGATGGCTATACGCCGAGAATTCGATGTGGTCTGCACACCGGCCGCCCGCAGCGTCTCGGCGGGGACTGGCTGGGTGTGGACGTCAACATCGCCGCCCGGGTGATGGCACGGGCGGTACGGGGCGGGGTGATGGTCTCCGGGCCGACACTGGAGCGCATCGAACCCACCGAACTCGCAGCGCTGGGCGTCACACCGAAACGCATGCGCAAGCAGGTGTTCGGGCCCAGGCCCTCCGGTGTCCCGGCCGATCTGGTGATGTATCAGCTGCGTTCCCAACGCGACGTCACAGACGACGCCCAGCAGTAA